A genomic stretch from Scheffersomyces stipitis CBS 6054 chromosome 6, complete sequence includes:
- the MAL4 gene encoding maltose permease (go_component integral to membrane~go_function transporter activity~go_process transport) yields MSTEYVEDNKNPDKSTTVGSITKKILSDDSSTNSVDDYVAKFLDMSNEARENDNKEKNMPLKECLRTFPKAVMWSIILSTAIVMEGYDTNLLNSLFGFPAFNKKFGHFDERLDRYIIEARWQTGLNMAYNCGCVVGLTIAGFFADIFGYRKTLMTALATSVGLIFLQFFSPNKEVLLLAYVLLGINWGSYQTLTVTYASEVAPTTLRVYLTTYVNVCWVFGQLISSGVIKGVSSINDNPNSYRIPFAVQWVWPIPLFIGVYLAPESPWFLVKRGRNQDAKNSLKRLLSENPNLPDKDALAQAMLTKIQMTVQEEDSDDQGSFRECFRGTNFRRTRVAAMAWMLQSITGSCLIGYSTIFYQQAGLAVSMSFNFSIIQYCLGIIGTVGSWFLAQRVGRFKIYFYGLCAMFVILIIVGGLGVSNSNGAKWGIGTLLLIFNFVYDLTIGPMAYCIVAEIPSSKLRTKTVMLSRNLYNVANIIVGIVTPYMLSPTAWNWRAKTGFFWAGFALLGCVWVWFELPETKDRTYAELDVLFQDGVKARDFKHTEVEVFDAGKLMEKFGENGIKHFVEHVDNKDDNNEIFEKA; encoded by the coding sequence ATGTCGACTGAGTACGTtgaagacaacaagaaccCAGATAAGTCAACCACAGTTGGCTCTATCACCAAAAAAATTCTTTCAGATGACTCTTCCACCAACTCGGTAGACGACTATGTCGCCAAGTTTTTGGACATGTCAAATGAAGCCAGAGAAAATGAtaataaagaaaagaacatGCCCCTCAAGGAATGTTTGAGGACTTTCCCTAAGGCTGTTATGTGGTCTATCATCCTTTCCACTGCTATTGTTATGGAAGGTTATGATACCAATCTTTTGAACTCTTTGTTTGGTTTCCCAGCTTTCAACAAAAAGTTTGGTCACTTTGACGAAAGACTTGACAGATACATTATTGAAGCAAGATGGCAAACTGGTTTGAACATGGCTTATAACTGTGGATGTGTTGTTGGTCTTACAATTGCTGGTTTTTTTGCTGATATCTTTGGTTACAGGAAAACTTTGATGACAGCTTTGGCTACTTCCGTCGGTTTgatctttcttcaattcttttctccaAATAAGGAGGTCTTATTGCTTGCTTACGTTCTTTTGGGTATTAACTGGGGATCTTATCAGACTTTAACTGTCACATACGCTTCTGAAGTTGCACCAACAACTTTACGTGTGTATCTTACTACTTATGTTAATGTGTGTTGGGTGTTTGGTCAGTTAATCTCTTCTGGTGTCATCAAGGGAGTTAGTAGTATAAATGACAACCCTAACTCTTACAGAATTCCGTTTGCGGTTCAATGGGTGTGGCCCATCCCATTATTTATTGGTGTCTACTTAGCTCCTGAATCCCCCTGGTTTTTGGTCAAGAGAGGTAGAAACCAGGACGCCAAGAACTCTTTGAAGCGTCTCTTATCTGAAAATCCTAATTTACCTGACAAGGACGCATTGGCTCAAGCTATGTTGACCAAGATTCAAATGACTGTACAAGAGGAGGACTCAGACGACCAAGGTTCATTCAGAGAATGTTTCAGGGGTACcaatttcagaagaaccagagtCGCTGCTATGGCTTGGATGTTGCAAAGTATTACCGGTTCATGTTTGATTGGTTACTCTACTATTTTCTATCAGCAAGCTGGTTTAGCTGTTAGTAtgtctttcaacttctcgatCATCCAATACTGTTTAGGTATTATTGGTACAGTCGGATCCTGGTTTCTTGCTCAGAGAGTAGGTAGATTCAAAATCTACTTCTATGGTCTTTGTGCAATGTTTGTTATCTTAATTATTGTTGGTGGTTTAGGtgtttccaattccaacgGTGCTAAGTGGGGTATTGGTACGctcttgttgattttcaactttgtaTACGATTTGACAATTGGTCCAATGGCTTACTGTATCGTTGCCGAAAttccttcttccaagttaCGTACAAAGACAGTCATGCTTTCCAGAAATTTGTACAACGTTGCCAACATTATCGTTGGTATTGTCACTCCATACATGTTAAGTCCTACTGCTTGGAACTGGAGAGCAAAGACTGGTTTCTTCTGGGCTGGTTTCGCACTTCTTGGTTGTGTCTGGGTTTGGTTTGAATTGCCTGAAACCAAGGACAGAACATATGCTGAATTGGATGTCTTGTTCCAGGACGGTGTTAAGGCTAGAGATTTCAAGCACAccgaagttgaagttttcgATGCCGGTaagttgatggaaaagTTCGGTGAAAATGGAATCAAACATTTTGTAGAACATGTTGACAACAAGGATGACAACAACgaaatctttgaaaaagCTTAA